The Bernardetia sp. nucleotide sequence AAAGAACGACGTTGATATGTGGATAAGCATCTCTGATAAAGTAGAGATTGAAAATCGCCTGTATTATCTTAAAAAGACTTCAATGTTTGATAAACATTCTCCTAAATTAGATGAGATACTACATTTTTGTAGATTGGCAGAGCAACGTAGTGAAATGATTTATTGGCTATTCGACCATTAGTAAAAATGAAAAACCCAATCAGAAGGAACAGAAACATTGGCACTTCAAAACAAGGGCATGGGAAGGATAATGTCAAAGATGGATTATCCAATACCATCCTCCAGCAAGCAAAACTACCCAAAATACTATTCCAACTAATATATTTTTTATTTTTTGGTATTTCAAACGACTAAAAGAAACTCTTCCAAAGAAAAAAAGCCAACGCAGACACGCCCCTATAAGATTAAAAAACACTTGGGAAAAAGCTGCTATGGCTTCTTCAAATACATCTTCTATATTTTCAAAATTCAAGTAAGGACAAAGCAAGCCTTGCCCTTACATTATCAAAAACTATTTTTTACATTTTCTTTTCCACCAAATCCAACATAAAGGCATACTCTAAAGCTGTTTCTTTTATAGCCTCAAAACGCCCAGATGCTCCACCGTGTCCAGCGTCCATATTAGTTTTGAAATAAAGTTTGTTATTGTCTGTTTTGAGTTCACGAAGTTTTGCTACCCATTTAGCAGGCTCCCAATATTGCACTTGCGAATCGTGCAGACCAGTCGTAACAAGTATATTCGGATAGTTTTGTGCGACTACATTGTCATACGGCGAATAGCTCATCATATAATCGTAGTACTCTTTATTTTTAGGATTTCCCCATTCATCAAATTCGTTGGTAGTAAGTGGAATAGATTCGTCTAGCATCGTCGTAACTACATCAACAAATGGAACGGCTGCCAAAACTCCTTTATATAAATCTGGTCGCATATTCATAACTGCTCCTACTAAAAGTCCTCCAGCACTTCCACCGATGGCAAAAGTTGTTTCTGGACTTCCAAAACCTTCTTGTTGTAAAAATTCTGTACAAGCAACAAAATCTTCAAAGGTATTTTTCTTTTTGAGAAGTTTTCCATCTTCATACCACTGTCTGCCCATTTCCTGTCCACCACGAATATGAACGATAGAATACACAAAACCACGCTCCAAAAGACTCAACCTTGAAACACTAAAATAAGCATCCATAGATGCGCCATACGAGCCATAACCATAGACTACTAATGGGTTTTTACCATCTTTTTGTGTTCCTTTTTTATAAACTAAAGAAATTGGAATTTTCGTTCCGTCTTTTGCTGTGGCATAAATTCGTTCTGAAACATAATCAGAAGGCTCATAACCTCCCACCACTTCTTGCTGCTTTTTGAGTTCTTTCTCCTTACTTTCCATATCATAATCAAAAACAGAATTTGGCGTTGTGAGGGAAGTATAGCCAAAACGCAATGTTTTTGTATCAAACTCTACATTTTGAGTCGTGTAAGCCATATAAGCAGGGTCATCAAATTCCATGTAGTGTTCAGAATTATCTTTTTGATTCATTACACGAAGCTGTAAAAGTCCTTCATTACGCTCACTCAAGACCATAAAATCTTTAAACATATCAATATCTTCCAACAAAACGTCTTTTCTATGTGGAATCACTTCTTCCCATTTAGATTTGTCGTTCTGCTGACCTACTTTTACTTTCATCAGACGAAAATTTTGAGCCTCCCAGTTGGTAACTATATAAAAATAATCGTCTTTGTGTTCGATGCTATATTCGTGCTTTGGTTCTCTTTTCAAAAACACAGTTGGTTTTGAGCTTGGCTTGTCAGCATCTATCAAATGAACTTCTGTATTGAGCGTACTGCTCAAATAAATCATAACATATTTTTTGGATTTTGATTTGCCAATGTATGTATAATATGATTCATCTTTTTCTTCATAAATCAGTTGGTCAGTTTCTGGATTTGTTCCAAGCGTATGACTCCATACTTGATGTGAACGCAATGTTTCTGGATCTTTCTTTACGTAGAAAAGTGTTTTATTGTCATTTGCCCAAACCAGTGAAGGCTCTACATTTCGGATAGTTTCAGCCAAAATTTCTCCAGTAGCAAGGTTTTTAAAACGAACAGTATATTGTCTTCTTCCAGTAGTATCTTCTGCAAAAGCGAGCATATTCTCACCTGTGCTGACACTGATACGAGCCGAATAAAAATCGTTTCCTTCAGCACGCTCATTTCCATTTAAAAGAACCTCTTCATCAGCTTCTAAAGATTCTTTCTTTCGTGCATAAATAGGATATTCTTTACCCTCTTCGTAACGAGTGTAATACCAATAATTTTGATATTTGTAAGGCACAGAAGCATCATCTTCTTTAATTCTACCACGTATTTCTTTATAGATTTTTTCTTGAAGCTCGTCAGTATGCGCCAATGATTTGGTTACATAGTCGTTTTCTGCTTCCAAATAAGCCAGCATTTTCGGATTGGTACGACTATCATCACGCAGCCAATAATAATTATCGATACGTGTTTGTCCGTGTTGTTCTAATTTTTGAGGAACTTTTTGAGCCATTGGAGGCGTAAGTGTGTCTGTCATAGTCTGATTTGAAGTATCTTCTAAATTGTTTTGAGAACTGTTTTTATCTCCACAACTAAAAAAGAGTGAAGAAGCAAAGACAATTCCCAAAGTAGATTTGAGAAATGTATGTTTTAAAAAACGTGTTTGCATGTTGTTTAAATGAGATTTAATTATCCTTTGGAAAATCAAGATACTGCAAATTAGTGTTTTTCTATTCCTCTTCAAAGAGTGTTTGTACTTCTATCTCAAAACCATTTAAAACCTTAGAGTGTACCTTGCCTTTTTTCTTAGCTTCTGAAAAGAGCTTGTACTTACCATTTTCATTCAAAACCTCTACTTTTACTTCTCGTTTTTTAGGAAAAATCTGCCAATATTCCGTTACGCCTTCATTCTGATAGGTTTTGTGTTTCATTTCACGTTCTTTTTTGGTGTTAGAAGGCGACCAAATCTCCACTACCAAATCTGGTTCTTCTGCTACTTTTTTGTTTTCATCTATGATATGATAACGACTGACAGCAATAAAAATAATATCTGGTTGGAGAACGTTATTTTCGTCAAAATGTACATCAATAGGAGCAGTAACTATTTTTCCAGTCTTGTTAGCCTTGCAAAAAACATGCATTGCAGATGAAAGTTCCATAGAAAGAGCTTGATGATTGAAATTTGGAGAAGGCATAATAAATAATTGATTTTGGATAATTTGTACACTCACTTTTAAATCTTGAGGAAAATAGGTTTCTAAGTCGCTGACTTTCCATTGGTAGTTTTTTGGAAATAAAGCTGCATATTCTTCTATCTCTTTAAAAGAATAGCCCGACTTTTGGGGAAGTGGTGCAGGAAGTTTTTGTGTACTTCCATTTTGATTATCTTCTTTTGCTTCTACTTTTTGAAAATCTATTTGTAGGGCTTCCAAGAGTGGAAGGAGTAGTTTTTCTTGTTCTTTGGTCAGCTCAAACTGGTAATTATTCATTTTTCTTTATTTTTAATCGGCTGATTAATTTCTATACTTTCTTTGAATAAAGATAGGGAAAATATATAATTTTCTACCTTTGGAAATATTTTACAACCAATTATATTTTTATGAAAATACTTGCAGGTTTTTGGGCTTTTTTGTCTCTTAGTATCGCATTTTTTGGATTTTATACAATTTTTAATCAAGAAGATATTACTCTTGAGCAAACTAAATTCTATGAAGGGTTAGTAGTCGAAATCAATAAACGTAGGGGAGAAACCAAATACACATTTGAAAAAGACTCTATTAATATTTATAAGACAAGTTCAATTACAAACTCTAACTTATATACATCTGAAGTAGATGCATTTGAAGCAGGACAAAATTACAGTGTTCATTATGTAGATTATGATGACGAAAAAGATAAAGTACCATACAGAAAAGAAATTGTAACTCTTTCAAAAGATGGAAAAGAGATTATGTCTCTTGAGGAATATAACTCTTCATATCACACAGATGCTATGTGGGGAGGGGGCTTAGGAATTTTTTTCTCTATATCTGGACTATTCTTTCTCCTTATGATTTTCTACGTGGAAAAATATGTTGAGTGGAGACGTAAAAAAATATTTAAGAAACTTGAACAATTATCTAATTATGAAGATAGTGCAATTATCATCAAAAATTATGAAGTAAAAATAGAACACGAATTAAGAATTGTACCAGCAAAAACTGGTAGTTATGAACGGATGGTTATTTTTATTCCTGTACCAAATGATATTAGTGTAGAAACTCAAGGAAAAATTATATCAAAGTTCGAAACGAAGGTTATAGAAGGCACAAGGTATGTAATACATTTCTATATGATAAGTTGGGGATTGACACTTTCTAAATTTGAAAAATGGATAAATAAAAATGTTGATGAGCTAAATAATTTCATACAGAAAAAATAGAATAAAAAAAGCAACATTTCTAGTCAGAGCTAAGAATGTTGCTTCATTAAAAGTTAATTGTCTGACACTTTGAAGTGTCTTGACAATTTAGGACAAAATCTACTTATACAAAATTTCAAAACCAGCCTCTACTACTTTATCTAGTCCAGACAAATCTTTTCCTCCTGCCGTAGCAAAGAAAGGCTGTCCACCTCCCCCACCTTTGATATTTTTGGCAAGTTCTTTTACAATTTTTCCAGCATTCAAGCCTCGTTCTTCTACCAAATCTTGAGAAATGGTAACAGCAATTTGTGGTTTGCCTTCAATATCAGCAGCCAAGACAGCAAAAAGATTTTCTACCTCATTTTTGAGTTCGAAGCTAAGATTTTTTAGCGCATCAGACGATGGAATAGAAATTTTTTGAATCAAGATATTTATTCCATTTTCATTTTTCACTTCATTCAAAAGATTTTTTTTGATATTTCTAGCTTCTTTTTCTTGAAATTCTTGAATCTGTTTTTGAAGAATTGCATTTTGCTCTACCAAAGAATTTACATCGTCTTTGAGGTTTTTATTTCCTTTTACCAACGAACGAATTTCCTTAACGAGTTTGTTTTGTTCTTGAATCCAGTTATAGGCTTTCTCTCCTGTCAGAGCTTCTACACGACGCACTCCAGAAGCTACCGAACTTTCAGAAATAATCTTGAAGAAACCTATTTTGCCCGTTGCAGGAACGTGAGTACCTCCACAGAGCTCCACCGAATAATCTTTATCAAACATTACCACACGCACCGAATCGCCATACTTTTCACCAAAAAGTGCCATAGCTCCCATATCCTTCGCTTGGTCTATCGGAACGTTACGCATTTCTTGTAGCTTAATATTTTCTCTAACTTTCTGATTGACGATATTCTCTACTTTTTCAATTTCTTCTTCTGTCATTTTAGAAAAATGAGAAAAATCGAAACGCAAAATATCTTCTGAAACAAGTGAGCCTCTCTGCTGAACGTGTGTTCCCAAAACATCCCTTAAAGCTGCATGTAAAAGGTGCGTAGCTGAGTGATTGTTTTCTGTCGAACGTCTTAATTTTTCGGTTACGATAGCCTTATAATTTGCCTTAAAGTCAGAAGGTAATTTCTTTGTGATATGCACAATCAAATCATTTTCTTTCTGTGTGTCGACGATGCTAATTTTCTCTTCTGTTTCTAAGTTTTGGATATAACCTCTATCGCCTACCTGTCCACCACTTTCTGCATAAAAAGGCGTTTGGTCAAGCACGATTTGATACAATGTTTTGCCTTTTTTACTAATTTCTCTCCACTTTACAATTTTTGCCTTTGCTTCTAGCGTATCATATCCTAAGAAATCAACATTTACACTTTCGTCTTCTTGGATTTCGTGCCAATCTGATTTTTCAGATGCAGCATCTTGTTGTGAGCGTTTTCTTTGCTCATTTAATGCCTTTTCAAAGCCTTTTTTATCGATAGTCATTCCTGCTTCTCTTGCCATTAGTTCTGTAAGGTCATCAGGAAAACCAAAAGTATCATATAATTCAAAGACATCTTTTCCTTGAATCATTGTATTTGACGTTCTGTTTTTTACTTCTTCAAAACGCTTAATTCCATTTTCTAAAGTGCGTAAAAATGAGTTTTCTTCTTCTTTTACTACTCTTGCTACAAAATCTTTCTGAGCATCTAGTTCTGGGAATGTATCGTCAAACTGTTCTGCCAAAACAGGCACTAAGTTGAATAAAAATGGTTCTTTTAGGTTCAAATACGTATAACCATAACGCACAGCACGACGCAAAATACGACGCACTACATAACCTTGTTTGTTGTTTGATGGAAGCTGTCCGTCTGCAATCACAAAGGCAATCGCACGAATATGGTCAGCAATAACACGGATGGCAATGTCTGTTTTTTCTTCTACTCCATAACGGATTCCACTCAATGCTTCAACTGTTTGGATAAGAGGAGCAAAAACATCAGTATCGTAGTTAGATTGCTTACCCTCAATGGCACGCACCAAACGCTCAAAACCCATTCCTGTATCTACATGCTGCGAAGGAAGTTTTACAAGAGATTTGTCTGCTTTGCGCTCAAACTCCATAAAGACATTGTTCCAAATTTCGATAACTTGTGGATGGTCTGCATTAACTAATGTTTTTCCATCTACTTCTTGGCGTTCTGCATCGGTACGTAAGTCAATATGAATTTCAGAGCAAGGTCCACAAGGACCGACATCGCCCATTTCCCAAAAATTATCTTTTTTATTTCCGTACAAAATACGGTCGTCTCCACCCAAAATTTCTTTCCAAACCTCAAAAGAATCTTTATCCATTCCCAAACCATCTTCCTTATCTCCTTCAAAAACAGTTACATACAGACGTTCTTTGGGTAACTTATAAACTTCTGTCAGTAGTTCCCACGCCCAAGGAAGAGCTTCTTTTTTAAAATAA carries:
- a CDS encoding S9 family peptidase; translated protein: MQTRFLKHTFLKSTLGIVFASSLFFSCGDKNSSQNNLEDTSNQTMTDTLTPPMAQKVPQKLEQHGQTRIDNYYWLRDDSRTNPKMLAYLEAENDYVTKSLAHTDELQEKIYKEIRGRIKEDDASVPYKYQNYWYYTRYEEGKEYPIYARKKESLEADEEVLLNGNERAEGNDFYSARISVSTGENMLAFAEDTTGRRQYTVRFKNLATGEILAETIRNVEPSLVWANDNKTLFYVKKDPETLRSHQVWSHTLGTNPETDQLIYEEKDESYYTYIGKSKSKKYVMIYLSSTLNTEVHLIDADKPSSKPTVFLKREPKHEYSIEHKDDYFYIVTNWEAQNFRLMKVKVGQQNDKSKWEEVIPHRKDVLLEDIDMFKDFMVLSERNEGLLQLRVMNQKDNSEHYMEFDDPAYMAYTTQNVEFDTKTLRFGYTSLTTPNSVFDYDMESKEKELKKQQEVVGGYEPSDYVSERIYATAKDGTKIPISLVYKKGTQKDGKNPLVVYGYGSYGASMDAYFSVSRLSLLERGFVYSIVHIRGGQEMGRQWYEDGKLLKKKNTFEDFVACTEFLQQEGFGSPETTFAIGGSAGGLLVGAVMNMRPDLYKGVLAAVPFVDVVTTMLDESIPLTTNEFDEWGNPKNKEYYDYMMSYSPYDNVVAQNYPNILVTTGLHDSQVQYWEPAKWVAKLRELKTDNNKLYFKTNMDAGHGGASGRFEAIKETALEYAFMLDLVEKKM
- a CDS encoding Uma2 family endonuclease; protein product: MNNYQFELTKEQEKLLLPLLEALQIDFQKVEAKEDNQNGSTQKLPAPLPQKSGYSFKEIEEYAALFPKNYQWKVSDLETYFPQDLKVSVQIIQNQLFIMPSPNFNHQALSMELSSAMHVFCKANKTGKIVTAPIDVHFDENNVLQPDIIFIAVSRYHIIDENKKVAEEPDLVVEIWSPSNTKKEREMKHKTYQNEGVTEYWQIFPKKREVKVEVLNENGKYKLFSEAKKKGKVHSKVLNGFEIEVQTLFEEE
- the alaS gene encoding alanine--tRNA ligase, whose translation is MTAKEVRQIFLNFFQEKQHLIVDSAPLVPKGDTTLMFINSGMAQFKDFFLGNGNPPSKRIADTQKCLRVSGKHNDLDDVGIDTYHHTFFEMLGNWSFGDYFKKEALPWAWELLTEVYKLPKERLYVTVFEGDKEDGLGMDKDSFEVWKEILGGDDRILYGNKKDNFWEMGDVGPCGPCSEIHIDLRTDAERQEVDGKTLVNADHPQVIEIWNNVFMEFERKADKSLVKLPSQHVDTGMGFERLVRAIEGKQSNYDTDVFAPLIQTVEALSGIRYGVEEKTDIAIRVIADHIRAIAFVIADGQLPSNNKQGYVVRRILRRAVRYGYTYLNLKEPFLFNLVPVLAEQFDDTFPELDAQKDFVARVVKEEENSFLRTLENGIKRFEEVKNRTSNTMIQGKDVFELYDTFGFPDDLTELMAREAGMTIDKKGFEKALNEQRKRSQQDAASEKSDWHEIQEDESVNVDFLGYDTLEAKAKIVKWREISKKGKTLYQIVLDQTPFYAESGGQVGDRGYIQNLETEEKISIVDTQKENDLIVHITKKLPSDFKANYKAIVTEKLRRSTENNHSATHLLHAALRDVLGTHVQQRGSLVSEDILRFDFSHFSKMTEEEIEKVENIVNQKVRENIKLQEMRNVPIDQAKDMGAMALFGEKYGDSVRVVMFDKDYSVELCGGTHVPATGKIGFFKIISESSVASGVRRVEALTGEKAYNWIQEQNKLVKEIRSLVKGNKNLKDDVNSLVEQNAILQKQIQEFQEKEARNIKKNLLNEVKNENGINILIQKISIPSSDALKNLSFELKNEVENLFAVLAADIEGKPQIAVTISQDLVEERGLNAGKIVKELAKNIKGGGGGQPFFATAGGKDLSGLDKVVEAGFEILYK